In a genomic window of Comamonadaceae bacterium OTU4NAUVB1:
- a CDS encoding DUF4124 domain-containing protein, with protein MKNSRRLVLACLGMLSMAATAQWQWIDSNGKKVFSDQAPPISVPEKNIVRRPGNSASITTPASPPVPATPASAAQSRASAPAGLTRPSGVDRELEEKTRRAEDAEKARQMAEAERIARTRADNCARARQGRATFDSGIRIARINANGEREIMDDGAREAENRRLQSIIDGECS; from the coding sequence ATGAAAAATTCGCGTCGTCTCGTGCTGGCCTGCCTGGGCATGCTGTCGATGGCCGCCACGGCGCAATGGCAGTGGATCGACAGCAATGGCAAGAAGGTGTTCAGCGACCAGGCGCCACCCATCAGCGTGCCGGAGAAGAACATCGTGCGTCGTCCTGGGAATTCCGCTTCGATCACGACACCGGCCTCACCTCCGGTGCCGGCCACGCCCGCATCGGCGGCGCAGTCGCGCGCGAGTGCCCCGGCCGGGTTGACCCGGCCTTCGGGTGTCGACCGGGAACTCGAGGAGAAGACGCGCCGCGCCGAAGATGCAGAGAAGGCCCGCCAGATGGCCGAGGCCGAACGCATCGCCAGGACCAGGGCCGACAACTGCGCACGGGCCCGTCAGGGCAGAGCCACCTTCGACAGCGGCATCCGCATCGCCCGCATCAACGCCAATGGCGAACGCGAAATCATGGACGACGGCGCCCGGGAAGCCGAAAACCGACGTCTCCAGTCGATCATCGACGGCGAATGCAGCTGA
- the guaB gene encoding IMP dehydrogenase, with product MRLLGKALTFDDVLLVPAFSQVLPKDTSLATRFSRNISLNLPLISAAMDTVTEARLAIAIAQEGGIGIVHKNLTAQQQAAEVARVKRYESGVLRDPVVITPAHSVRQVMALSEQLGISGFPVVDAGKVVGIVTGRDLRFENRHDVPVSEIMTPRDRLITVPDGTTLADAKALLNKYKLERLLVINDDWELKGLITVKDITKQTTFPNAARDANGRLRVGAAVGVGEGTEERVEALVRAGVDAIVVDTAHGHSKGVIERVRWVKQNYPQIDVVGGNIATGDAARALADAGADAVKVGIGPGSICTTRIVAGVGVPQIMAVDSVATALQGTGVPLISDGGVRYSGDIAKALAAGASTVMMGSMFAGTEEAPGEIVLYQGRSYKSYRGMGSIGAMQQGSADRYFQESSTGNPNTDKLVPEGIEGRVPYKGSIVSIIYQMAGGVRASMGYCGCATIDEMKERAEFVEITSAGIRESHVHDVQITKEAPNYRAS from the coding sequence ATGCGCCTTCTAGGCAAAGCGCTCACCTTCGACGATGTGTTGCTGGTGCCAGCGTTCTCTCAGGTCCTGCCCAAGGACACCTCCCTCGCCACCCGGTTCTCCCGCAACATCTCGTTGAATCTGCCACTGATCTCGGCGGCCATGGACACCGTGACCGAAGCCCGCCTCGCGATCGCGATCGCGCAGGAAGGCGGCATCGGGATCGTGCACAAGAACCTCACGGCACAGCAACAGGCGGCGGAGGTAGCGCGCGTCAAACGCTATGAATCCGGCGTCCTGCGCGACCCGGTGGTCATCACCCCGGCTCATTCGGTGCGGCAGGTCATGGCGCTTTCCGAGCAACTGGGGATTTCCGGCTTTCCGGTGGTCGATGCTGGCAAGGTGGTGGGCATCGTGACCGGGCGCGATCTGCGCTTCGAGAACCGCCACGACGTGCCGGTCAGCGAGATCATGACGCCCCGCGACCGGCTCATCACGGTGCCCGACGGCACCACGCTCGCCGATGCGAAGGCGCTGCTGAACAAGTACAAGCTCGAGCGCCTTCTGGTGATCAACGACGATTGGGAGCTCAAGGGCCTCATCACCGTCAAGGACATCACCAAGCAGACCACGTTCCCCAATGCCGCACGGGACGCCAACGGTCGCCTGCGCGTGGGTGCGGCGGTCGGCGTGGGCGAGGGCACGGAAGAGCGCGTCGAGGCGCTGGTGCGCGCCGGGGTCGACGCCATCGTGGTCGACACCGCCCATGGGCACAGCAAGGGCGTGATCGAGCGCGTGCGCTGGGTCAAGCAGAACTATCCGCAGATCGACGTGGTCGGCGGCAACATCGCCACGGGCGACGCTGCGCGAGCCCTGGCCGATGCGGGCGCAGATGCGGTGAAGGTGGGCATCGGTCCGGGATCGATCTGCACGACCCGCATCGTCGCCGGCGTGGGCGTGCCGCAGATCATGGCGGTCGACAGCGTGGCGACCGCGCTGCAAGGCACAGGCGTGCCCCTGATCTCCGACGGTGGGGTGCGCTACTCGGGTGACATCGCCAAGGCCTTGGCCGCCGGTGCGAGCACGGTGATGATGGGCAGCATGTTCGCCGGCACCGAAGAGGCTCCCGGCGAGATCGTTCTGTATCAGGGCCGCAGCTACAAGAGCTACCGTGGCATGGGCTCCATCGGTGCCATGCAGCAGGGCAGCGCAGATCGCTATTTTCAGGAATCGAGCACCGGCAACCCCAACACGGACAAGCTGGTGCCTGAAGGCATCGAAGGACGTGTTCCGTACAAGGGCTCGATCGTCTCCATCATTTATCAGATGGCCGGTGGTGTTCGCGCCAGCATGGGCTACTGCGGCTGCGCCACCATCGACGAGAT